Proteins from one Lasioglossum baleicum unplaced genomic scaffold, iyLasBale1 scaffold0028, whole genome shotgun sequence genomic window:
- the LOC143219415 gene encoding uncharacterized protein LOC143219415 has protein sequence MPLKSGVFEKTRPISNVNNAGEIREKYNLLSELDFQDRELLNRRLSVSYVSPLIERGIRLHGVEKVLHKGKFVWMLVQERRPNEGHQPGLLGAGQQPEGLALLPWIRKDMGGFQYNPLINYHVESDIGRMERVCVFCNALKWKGETVGMCCSSGKVRLPLIQSPQEPLNSLLTGDRPESRHFFKKVHSYNSAFQMTSFGANVISEGNFMPTFKVQGQVYHLIGSLLPSENEIQPKFLQLYFIADYLSQAEQRAGNFTNMNIALLRELQEMLHNSNSYVQSFKSAVDTLPAGAIPDLQLVIQADRRPRGEHRGRYNEPTTNEVAVLLVNQECSCRDIIISGRGGELRRISETHRSYDALQYPLMFARGEDGYNFLIFQVDPTTGEENDRKKTSALQFYAYRMMIRQNEFNPLIYYRQLTNQFWVDMYAKIETERLTYLRTNQTRLRMESYIHLRDALGTDENPQNMGQLVILPSTFTGGPRYMHQRTQDAFCYVRKYGRPDLFITFTTNPRWGEIVRELLPGQGPQDRHDVVSRVFNLKLKVLINLLTKNQLFGAASCYMYSVEWQKRGLPHAHILLWLREKIRPAQIDDVIRAEFPDPAQDPELYSVVKNHMVHGPCGFLNLLSPCMREGRCSKKYPRAFVRETITGDDGYPIYKRRSPAQGGFTATLRYGGRDIIVDNSWVVPYSPVLSRTLKAHINVEFCSSVQSIKYICKYVNKGSDQATFGVRNNRDEITTYQSGRYISTSEAVWRILSFHIHERFPPVIRLDIHLENGQRVYFQPENLQERLENPKNTTLLAFFKVCTKDAFASTLLYEEVPSYYTFNRQRGEFCRRKQGTPVEGHPGVKKEHVIGRVFTIHPNNTECFHLRMLLYNIRGPTSFASLKTINGVVQPTYQAACRRLGLLEDDEQWHQTLTEAAVSDSPRKLRELFAIILIFCSPSDPLELWHQFKRSLCEDVFRDWRRRSIDTSSHDVEEQCYDRGLALLEEAVQSNGGQPLSHYSMPSPQNLSIKPNLQYYREANHDPVELASDLTRENQLTVDQKTIFNFVCDSVDNSRGKIIFLDAPGGTGKSFLIRVLLAKVRSSGKIALAVASSGIAATLLPGGRTAHSTFKIPIDLDRSETPICNISRNSDLAKVIQDCHLIVWDECTMANKKAIEAVDRTIRDIRSTNTVMGSITTLFSGDFRQILPVVYPGTRANEVNACLKQSTLWPAIEKVTLTTNTRVQLGGSEESASFSSLLLRIGDGTIGSDDNVTLSPQLCNVVSTIEDLISRVYPDAANISNQSEQSLCNRAILTLTNDQATSINSAVLDMFEAEEMHYRSLNSTVTADESVQYPTEFLESIAVPGLPAHILKVKIGVPVMLMRNLNPPKLCNGTRLLIKALHRHVIHAMILTGSGKGEMVFIPRIPIIPTNFPFQFKRIQFPISVCFAMTINKAQGQTLQIAGIDLRSDCFSHGQFYVACSRVSSPPHLFICTSNRTVKNVVYQEALQ, from the exons ATGCCGCTAAAGTCAGGTGTGTTCGAGAAAACGAGACCGATCTCGAACGTCAACAACGCCGGAGAGATACGAGAGAAATACAATCTACTCTCAG AGCTCGACTTTCAAGATCGCGAGCTACTGAATCGGAGGCTGAGCGTGAGCTACGTTTCACCTCTGATAGAGCGCGGCATTCGGCTTCACGGAGTAGAGAAAGTTCTACACAAAGGGAAGTTCGTCTGGA TGTTGGTGCAAGAAAGAAGACCAAATGAAGGACACCAACCTGGTCTATTGGGCGCTGGACAACAACCGGAGGGACTTGCTCTGCTGCCGTggataagaaaagacatgggtggATTTCAATATAAtccattaattaattatcacgTGGAGTCTGATATTGGACGAATGGAACGCGTGTGTGTCTTTTGCAATGCTTTGAAGTGGAAGGGAGAGACTGTTGGAATGTGTTGTAGTTCTGGCAAGGTCAGATTGCCCCTAATTCAGTCGCCTCAGGAGCCACTTAATTCTTTATTGACCGGTGATAGGCCTGAATCGCGTCATTTCTTCAAAAAAGTACATTCATATAACTCTGCATTTCAAATGACCTCATTTGGAGCAAATGTTATATCCGAGGGTAACTTCATGCCTACTTTTAAAGTCCAAGGGCAAGTTTATCATTTAATCGGCTCCCTCTTGCCTTccgaaaatgaaattcaaccGAAATTTCTGCAATTGTACTTCATTGCAGATTATCTCTCTCAGGCTGAGCAACGAGCAGGTAATTTTACCAATATGAACATTGCCTTGCTCAGGGAACTTCAAGAAATGCTACACAACAGCAATTCTTATGTTCAGAGTTTTAAGTCCGCCGTTGATACCCTCCCTGCCGGAGCAATTCCGGATTTGCAATTAGTTATTCAAGCTGATAGACGTCCTCGGGGGGAACACAGGGGTCGGTACAACGAACCCACTACTAACGAGGTAGCGGTGTTGCTGGTCAACCAGGAGTGTAGCTGTCGTGATATTATCATCAGTGGCAGGGGTGGTGAGCTGAGGAGAATATCAGAGACCCACCGCTCCTATGACGCTCTCCAGTACCCTCTTATGTTTGCCAGAGGGGAGGACGGCTACAACTTCTTGATTTTCCAAGTTGACCCCACCACTGGCGAGGAAAACGACCGCAAGAAAACATCGGCCCTCCAATTTTATGCGTATAGGATGATGATCCGTCAAAATGAGTTTAATCCCCTAATCTATTATAGGCAACTCACTAATCAGTTTTGGGTAGATATGTATGCCAAGATAGAGACCGAGCGACTGACGTATCTTAGAACTAATCAGACAAGACTGAGAATGGAAAGTTATATTCACCTCCGAGATGCCTTGGGCACGGATGAGAACCCGCAAAATATGGGCCAGTTGGTAATCTTGCCTTCTACCTTCACAGGAGGCCCTAGGTACATGCACCAACGTACCCAGGACGCCTTCTGCTACGTGCGCAAATACGGGAGACCTGATCTATTTATTACTTTTACTACCAATCCACGGTGGGGTGAAATAGTAAGGGAACTTCTGCCAGGTCAAGGCCCCCAAGATCGACATGATGTAGTATCTCGGGTCTTTAACCTGAAACTCAAAGTCCTGATTAATTTACTAACAAAAAATCAGTTATTTGGAGCTGCTTCCTGCTACATGTACTCGGTTGAGTGGCAGAAGAGAGGCCTCCCCCATGCCCACATTCTTCTCTGGCTGAGAGAAAAGATCAGGCCAGCTCAGATCGATGACGTGATCCGAGCTGAGTTTCCCGACCCTGCACAGGACCCAGAACTCTACAGTGTTGTTAAAAACCACATGGTTCATGGGCCCTGTGGTTTTCTCAACTTGCTGTCACCGTGTATGAGAGAAGGTCGGTGTAGCAAGAAGTACCCCAGAGCATTCGTGAGGGAAACCATCACTGGAGATGATGGCTATCCTATCTACAAGCGAAGGTCTCCCGCTCAGGGCGGGTTTACTGCGACACTTAGGTACGGTGGCCGTGATATTATCGTAGACAATTCCTGGGTAGTTCCCTATTCCCCTGTCCTTTCGAGAACTTTAAAAGcccatattaatgtagagttttGTAGCAGCGTCCAGTCCATAAAATACATTTGCAAATATGTGAACAAAGGTAGTGACCAGGCTACCTTTGGTGTTAGGAACAATAGGGACGAGATCACGACTTATCAGAGCGGAAGATACATTAGCACCTCCGAGGCTGTGTGGCGTATTCTCTCATTTCACATCCACGAGAGATTTCCTCCAGTGATCCGCTTGGATATTCACTTGGAGAATGGCCAGAGGGTTTACTTCCAGCCTGAAAACCTTCAGGAAAGGCTGGAAAACCCTAAAAACACCACATTGCTGGCCTTCTTTAAGGTGTGTACAAAGGACGCCTTTGCCAGTACACTCCTGTACGAGGAAGTTCCTTCGTACTACACTTTCAACCGACAAAGAGGAGAGTTCTGTCGTAGAAAGCAGGGCACACCCGTGGAAGGACATCCAGGAGTAAAGAAAGAGCATGTTATTGGGCGAGTTTTCACCATTCACCCCAATAACACAGAGTGTTTCCACCTTAGGATGCTATTGTACAATATCCGAGGCCCCACTTCATTCGCCAGCCTAAAGACAATTAATGGCGTGGTCCAGCCAACCTATCAGGCTGCCTGTCGACGTCTAGGCCTGTTAGAGGATGATGAGCAATGGCATCAAACTCTGACAGAGGCAGCAGTCTCTGATAGCCCCAGAAAGCTGAGAGAACTGTTTGCCATCATTTTAATTTTCTGTAGTCCCTCAGACCCTCTTGAACTCTGGCACCAATTTAAAAGAAGTCTTTGTGAGGATGTGTTTAGGGACTGGCGAAGGAGGTCTATAGACACGTCTTCCCATGATGTTGAGGAACAGTGCTATGATAGGGGCTTAGCACTGTTAGAAGAGGCTGTCCAATCCAATGGAGGCCAGCCTCTCTCTCATTACTCCATGCCATCTCCTCAAAATTTAAGTATCAAACCAAACCTTCAATACTATAGAGAGGCCAACCACGACCCTGTAGAACTGGCAAGTGACCTGACCCGTGAAAACCAACTCACTGTCGACCagaaaacaatattcaattttgtttgTGATAGTGTAGATAATTCTCGCGGCAAAATAATTTTCCTGGATGCTCCAGGAGGTACCGGGAAATCATTTTTGATTCGTGTCCTCCTGGCTAAAGTTAGGAGTTCAGGAAAGATAGCGTTAGCTGTAGCATCCTCTGGGATTGCAGCTACTCTACTTCCTGGAGGTCGGACAGCCCACTCGACTTTTAAAATCCCTATAGACTTAGATAGGAGCGAGACCCCAATCTGTAATATCTCCAGAAACAGTGACCTGGCTAAGGTGATTCAAGACTGCCATCTAATTGTCTGGGACGAGTGTACCATGGCCAATAAGAAGGCAATCGAGGCTGTGGACCGCACTATTAGGGACATTAGATCTACGAATACTGTCATGGGAAGTATCACCACTTTGTTTTCTGGAGATTTCCGACAAATCTTGCCAGTCGTTTACCCAGGTACCCGCGCCAACGAAGTTAATGCATGTTTGAAACAGTCCACCCTTTGGCCTGCCATCGAAAAAGTAACTCTCACCACCAACACGAGAGTTCAACTTGGCGGCAGCGAGGAGAGTGCCAGCTTCTCTTCTCTCCTACTCAGAATAGGAGATGGCACTATCGGCAGCGATGACAATGTGACACTGTCACCCCAGCTCTGTAATGTTGTGTCAACAATTGAAGACCTGATCTCCCGAGTGTACCCTGATGCTGCTAACATATCTAATCAGTCTGAGCAGTCGCTCTGTAACAGAGCCATCCTAACACTAACGAATGATCAGGCCACCTCGATCAACTCGGCAGTGCTCGATATGTTTGAAGCTGAAGAAATGCACTACAGGTCTTTGAACAGTACAGTAACTGCAGATGAGTCTGTTCAATACCCTACAGAGTTCCTAGAGTCAATAGCTGTTCCCGGGCTTCCCGCTCATATTCTTAAAGTTAAAATTGGTGTCCCTGTAATGTTGATGAGGAACTTGAACCCCCCCAAGCTTTGTAACGGCACGAGATTGTTAATTAAGGCCCTTCACCGCCATGTCATTCATGCTATGATCCTGACAGGTAGTGGCAAGGGTGAAATGGTCTTTATTCCTAGGATCCCAATCATCCCAACCAACTTCCCCTTTCAATTTAAAAGAATTCAGTTTCCGATTAGCGTTTGCTTCGCAATGACCATTAATAAAGCTCAGGGACAGACGTTGCAGATTGCCGGGATAGATCTTAGGTCGGATTGTTTCTCTCAC